The genomic window TTTAGGCATTCCCGTTTTATCATCGACTCGGAAAGACACTATACTATCACTGTACTGGTTAGCCACCAGAATAAACGTGCCGTAGGGATCTATTGCAAAATTGCGTGGCCATCTGCCTTGGGTGTGCACGTGACCAACAGTCTCTATAAAACCGTTTTCTCCGTCGACTCGGAAAACAGCTAAACTATCGTGTCCGCGATTTGAAGCATAAAGGAACTTGCCTGAGGGAGACGCATGTATATCCGCCGCATAGTTCTCACCCTTAAAATCGCTTGGCAAAGTCGATTCCACCTGAATCTCCCTCAGTGAACCATCACGCTCATTATAGGCGTATGCGACCACCGTTGAATCAAGCTCATTAACAAGATACGCGAACCTCCCGTTCGGATGAAAAGTAAAATGCCTTGGACCTGAGCCGGGTTTAGTGCTAACCCATGGCTGGTCGCCCTGCTTTAATTTACCTTTCTCCAGGTCTAACTCATATATTATTATTTTATCGAGTCCGAGATCAGGCACATAGGCATGCCTGTTAGCCGGATCTATTACAACGGAGTGTGGATGAGGCCCCTCTTGCCTTTCGGGGTTAATGCTTGAACCTTTATGCTGAACAAAGCTGGCAGCGTCTCCGAGGCTCCCATCCTGATTTCTCGGCAGCATACATACGCTTCCGCCCGCATAGTTCGCCACAAAAATGTATCTGTCGGATACATCGAGAGATATATGACAGGGGCCAGCTCCCCTAGAGGATTTACTATTCAAGAAGAATATTTTACCGTTTTTTCCGTCAATAGAAAATGCGCTGACCGCGCCAGCTCTTTCCCCTAGGAAATCCATGATTTCATTGACAGCGTATAAATTTTGGTGTTTAGAGTCTACTGCTAGAAACGAGGGGTTAGGTAGAGTCTTCACCTTCTCTACGAGTTCGAGCGCGCCGGAATCTGGGTTCATGCGGTAAATATAGATTTCCCCACCATCTTTGGAAGTATAGGTTCCAACGTATG from Candidatus Bathyarchaeia archaeon includes these protein-coding regions:
- a CDS encoding lactonase family protein → MGEIFAYVGTYTSKDGGEIYIYRMNPDSGALELVEKVKTLPNPSFLAVDSKHQNLYAVNEIMDFLGERAGAVSAFSIDGKNGKIFFLNSKSSRGAGPCHISLDVSDRYIFVANYAGGSVCMLPRNQDGSLGDAASFVQHKGSSINPERQEGPHPHSVVIDPANRHAYVPDLGLDKIIIYELDLEKGKLKQGDQPWVSTKPGSGPRHFTFHPNGRFAYLVNELDSTVVAYAYNERDGSLREIQVESTLPSDFKGENYAADIHASPSGKFLYASNRGHDSLAVFRVDGENGFIETVGHVHTQGRWPRNFAIDPYGTFILVANQYSDSIVSFRVDDKTGMPKPTGHVAHVPAPACVKIVPLK